TTTCCTCCAAGACGTTCTATAGGTGGCATCACACAAAATGCAGCTGAGATCTCGGGAAGCTCTATATCTTAAACTACATGGCCTTTTAACATGAAATTCTAGATAGGAGTTTTTCTCTGCCATTATCAAAAGGGTGGGAAATGAAAATAGAGGTGGCCGGTTATCATTTCAGCAGTTTTGGTTGTacaaaaataaacaataaaaagtAGTGTTATAGCACCAGTACAATGATATATATTGGacttttgtcattttataatACATCAATAATAACAACACTAATTCCTAAACAAAGTTTGGGTTGTTAATATGAGCCCTCACTGAtaatatttttctgttttacAAATTTGTTCACTTTTATCATCTATAGAGGAACTTAATAAATTAGTGAACAGTCTAAATATGCCCCCAAcagagaaaaaaatagaatattcATGAGGCATGAGTACAGAGTGAGGAAAGGCGGAGGCTCACCATCTGATCTCTTTCTCTGAGGACAACCAGGACCACGCCGCAAAGGTTGTGAGGCTGAACTTTCTGTTGTTTTCATAACATCAAAGACACAGAAAGATTAGTTTAAGAAATTGGAAGTAAAGGACAAACATATAAGCTTACAATTCAAACTTACTGAAGCTTTAGCTGGATTTATGCTTAACAGTTTTGTTAGAGTGGGTAAAAGTCCACATTGGTTGGGGAATGAACTAGTCATCTGCTTATGTGGACTTGGGCAATCCTCCCCtaatgagctagcttttggatTGAGTTAGGCCAGGTGCTATatctttacatggtatcagagcaagttAAAAATTGACGTTCATCTTGGCGGGTTTAGTTCTAACCGCAACCTATTGGACAGTAATGAAAAATGTTTTGTTGGAGAATTTTGTTTGAAGAAGAttatgtgaagaagaaggagcaaatttattttcttagaaattCAGGCCAATGGGGAGAATTATATGTTTGCCCGACTTTCCAAGCATAATTGGGTTTTCCTTTTCCTACAAGAAAAATACAAAGTCTTCATATTTGGCTAATCCTTTATCTTGTAGAAAAatgtttatgactctataaatataggttcattccttctaacttggtaGCATCCACAATGTAGTCTtaggggctttgagagttttgtttAATGAGAGAATttgtgagacacaagtgttatgttaacacttgtgtgaacctctttttattctgagtaaattgtgtgaggttattttTCTTGACATCATATCAGAGCCAGCCAGGCTCATCCCCGTTTAGGTTCCTGATCCACGCTCCAGTTGGGCCTGGGCGTGAAGGGGGATGTTAGAGTGGATAAAAGTCCCACAAATGTGGAATGGACTGGTGATTTGTTTATATGAACTTGGACAATTATCTCTTCTTGAGCTAGCTTTTAAGGTTGAGTTAGGCCTAGATGTCATATCTTTACATGTTCGAACATGATGATAGATATAAGACACATCAATTAAAACGAATGAATCATGACGACGATCATGATAATAATAACTATACCACAATTCCTAACAAATTGATAGTGATTACATGATGATAGATAAAGCACGTGAGTCTAAATCAACCTCAAAAGCTAGCTTCTAAGGGGAGGATTGCCAAAGTCCATATAAGGAGACCAAAGCACCCATCCCGCACTGATGTGGAAGAATTAACACATGAATCCCCACTAATCATATTTCTTCATAAATACAAGGAACAACGTGAGCAATACATTTTCGATAATTACAATTTTGCAACTATAAAAATGTCATGACTCAATCTAGGAACATGACAGACACTTAGCTTATCCACATTCTATATGGGATATAGATAGTCCCACTATTTTAGTACAAAATGGTTTCCGGGACTAAGTAATAATCAAAACCAAATGCATAATAGAATAATCCCGTAATTTATACCAGGACTGTAATCCCTTTTCCATCATACAAACAACCCTTGATTATGTATAAAAGtttaattaaaaaacaaataaatatcaCCCTTGAGGTCGTTGCCCTAGAATCCTATGAATCTGCCTCTGGAACTACTTTAATACTAAGCCCCACAAAAAACATTGAACTAAATTACTGATCATGTAGcagatataaaattattaagcAAAAGTAAGAGGCTAGCTAGCTCACCATATGATCTTTGTTTTGGACGGCGACCTGGACCACGTCCTAAACCCTCGCCATGTAATCTTGGAGAAGGGCCAAACAGGGTGGGAACAAAGAAATCTGGGGAATTCCTTTTTCTTGAACTGTGCCTCCTATGTGAAATCCGGGCCAAAAGTCTTGGAATCACAGGTGGTGGTGGTATTTCATTGTTCTCCGCCGACATCCTTACTTCTACTTGAAAAAAGGCTTTTCTGGATGGGAAAATGATTGATAGAATGAGGTGTAGATGAAGTAGTTAATGAAGTAGTTAAGTGTGGGAAAAAGACTCTAGAATGttcttatattaaattttagatttaataATATAATCCGATTGCGCCTCAAATGTGGTAATCTTTGACCAAGTCATATAAGGTAAGTAtataacatgaaaaaataaaaagaagtcgTGAAAATTTTACTAAATATCGAACATTACGTTCctttcaaacaaattaaaaagaaatataagacTCTTAAATTAAAACGAATGAATCACAATGATGCTAATGATAACAATAGCCAAttcaaaacaaattgaaatcGATTACATGAATCCCCGTCAATCATATTTCTTCACGAACACAAAACGACATGATCAATCTATTTTCAATCACTATGATATATTAGCTAGCATATAACTTAAATTTTACGAACTTCAGGCGATGGGTGACAGATTCTAAGTAATAAGTTCAAAATGATCTTAAAGAAAACTTACTAAAGCTTTAGTGATAGATACATGCTTTAAACTTAAAGCTTACTGAGAAATGAAAACAATCTGTATGTTTGGAAGTTAGAACATAATGAAACAAActaaatctttttatttttgatgatgtaTGCTTCAAATTTAGAACTTGATATATGCTTTAGAGTTGGAACTCACTGAAAACTTGCTTAAAAAATAAAGCTAACAGTGGAACTCACTCTATTGTTATATCAACCCCGAATTTGAGGACTAGTTCATTTGGTGAGTTTTCTGCGGTTGAGCCAACAATGGAAATCACTCTACAGCCAGTCGTTCGTCCTTCTTGTATCGAGGGACAAACATTGGTCTCTTGAACGACAGTAGTATGAGGACCTTCATCAGTACCTCCTTGAATAATATCAGGTGCAACATCTTCAATTTCTGACTTCACTTCTTTTATTAATCCTGACTGTGACTGCATAGCTAGAGAGTATTGGTTTGGCCTATCTGACTTTTCACCACAGCACTAATCCAACATCCTTTAGCTTCGGACtgatgaattgatggttttacTGATGCCACGCGATCTTGAAGACCAACTGCAGGGGTGTTACACATGCAAATGAACAAATTAATAGTAATC
The genomic region above belongs to Solanum dulcamara chromosome 5, daSolDulc1.2, whole genome shotgun sequence and contains:
- the LOC129890047 gene encoding uncharacterized protein LOC129890047; translated protein: MQSQSGLIKEVKSEIEDVAPDIIQGGTDEGPHTTVVQETNVCPSIQEGRTTGCRVISIVGSTAENSPNELVLKFGVDITIEKAFFQVEVRMSAENNEIPPPPVIPRLLARISHRRHSSRKRNSPDFFVPTLFGPSPRLHGEGLGRGPGRRPKQRSYESSASQPLRRGPGCPQRKRSDVPTNAPDVVLSPPVPPTGSNGNIPELVPPPPVPPLGSIGDTPLQIPCDKEDDQRETKLKAESFIKTGDT